Below is a genomic region from Brassica rapa cultivar Chiifu-401-42 chromosome A08, CAAS_Brap_v3.01, whole genome shotgun sequence.
TAAATACCATACCAAACTTCATCAGTTGAATCACTTTTAAGAAGTATGAGATacttaatttgtttttcttctaaCAATTATCAGTTTTATTCGtgtatgaaaataaacaaacaagtaaatatatatataagcaaaaaagaagaagatattgttaactttgaatttgaattttctGTAAAATTTTGAACTGAACAACACAAACATTGTTCTTTACAGAAAGAAAACTACAATATGTAGACAGTAGCTTAGTACCATGAAAATTTGTGCAATTGGATAAGAAAATACTAAATTATAGTAGTTTAAAAAAAGAAGTCAATCCTTCCCAAAGGAATAAGAATCGAAGTTCAACAGCATACTTTAAAGGGAAATTAGGGCACATGCACataacaaaaaagaaataaagtgTATGTCCATAACAACAATTAGGCTAGAGTATTCTGTGTATTTTATGTGATATTACTTGTTTTATCCTTTGAACAATCTCAactattgatttttatttttatttttcttttgttttttttattttctttttttctttgtcttttttatttttttttcctccaaattttatttatgtatatctTTTGAATCAAATATAATTCAACCAAATTATTCTGTTACTAaagatatacatatttttttttatatatggcataacttaaatttttttaaacaatatctgacaaaaaatatactatactattaattaaaataaaataatacatttcaTTAAACGTATTTAAAACAATATGTTACTAATACTTATAGtagtatattattatatttacgtaaatagtataattttttggaGCTCCCTCCTCCTCTTCTACCTCCTTCCTTCTCCGATTCTCCCTCCACCTCctccctcctcctcttcttcttcctctctcctgCCCTTGCTCTTACTTCTCATCCCTCCTTCtccctccacctcctcctccttttcctctcctcttcttcctttgtTGCTCCTCCTCTTCAAATGCAtgctatttttgaatatttttctgtatttttttatactttttactTAATATACATAGTACGGTATAATATGTTTATTATGTTAAATGTACGTGACGCACGCTTGTAAGGAGAATAAAGTCAAAAATATACCAAATTGTCCCATCAAATAGTGATTAGTGTAGTATGACTATATTCTTTATTTTATGTTCTCTTATGTATATACACCAAATTCTCCCTActttaaaacaacaaaacaatacAAACAacaaataatcattttattgGAATTTGagataatttgaaaatttatgtGGTTTTCTGtatatttgtataaaattatactatagtttttttttttgaaaataaaaattatactataGTTCAGCATAAGCTTTTGTCTAACTTCCGTCTAATTTATctttaatatatgttattttatctAAATAAATTGTATTATTACCATGAAAATTGTGCATTGGATAAgcaattatattaatttattttttaagtcAATCTTCTCAAAGAATCAAAGTTCAACAACATTCTtttataaaacaacaaaacaagacAAACAACTAAAACTTATTTCATGGGAATTTGagataatttgaaaaatttatgtggttttctatatattttgtattaaattaTACTATAGTTGAACACAAACTTTTGTCTTACATTCGtataatttttctttaatatattttaatttatatgtatttgcATTGGTATAAATAAAGACAAATAAAACACTATACATATCTCATTTCCATGTGGCCACTATAATTATTGCTCTATAAAATCCAAAAATACACACAAAATAAACAGCGGAAAGCTTACAACAAGTCACAAGACTCATTAGGCTTTCATACTCTGATGCAAAAATCGTGAGAGATGTCTCTCTTCTACGATCTCCAAATCAATATCAATGGAGAATACACATTCTTCCTCAATCAggtaaaacaaaaaccaaacctAAAAGAACGAATCTTGATTATGCTCTGTTTCTTATTAGTTATTTCTCTGTATGCTCTGTTTTAGGATGTGATCTCAAAGTACTCTGGGAGCTTAAGGAAGATGATAAAACAgagcaagaagaagagaaacaagAAGAATAAAGATCCAGAAGTCATCACTATCGAGATCGACGAGTTTCCAGGTGGACCAGATGGGTTTGAGTTGGTTTCAAGGTTCTGTTACAACAACGGAGGAATCTCAATCGATGTCTCAAATGTCTCGACTCTGTACTGTTGCTCTGTTTTTCTAGGCATGACAGAGAAGCTCTGTTTCTCTAACCTTCTGACTCAGACAGAGACTTTTCTTGAAGAAGTGTTCTATGGTTCTTGGAACGACATCGTTTTAAGCCTCAAGAACTGCGAGCAAGAGCAAGTGTTCCTCCACGCGGATTCGTATGGTCTCGTCGATAAACTCATTTTCTCAGCTTTGACAAAAATCTCTCGGAGTTCAGAAGCCTTCTCTCCCTCTTCTCCGTCTTCTTCTTCGCCTTCGTCGGCCAAGAACACGCCTGAATCAGACAAAAGGTTAACTTCTTGGACAGTTTCTTGCGGAAGAAGCAACGAGTGGTGGTTTGATGATATGTCAAGTCTCTCCCCAATGATCATCTTGAAGCTAATAAGGATCACTGGAGCTTACAAAACCAACGTAAAAAGTTTGGTACTAACTAAGTTTCTTCTTCATTATCTCAAGACAAGACTCCAAACCAAGTCAAACAAGACAGAGCTTATGAGGAACAAGCTTGAGTACTCTGAGTTAGCTGATACAGCGGTTAGAGGAGTGGTTTCAGCTGGTAAAACAGCGTTTTCTTGCAGGAAACTCTTCTGGGTTCTTCGTGTTTTATCCAGTTTTACTCTAAGTAGAGAGTCAAAGACCGGTTTGGAAACCCTAATTGGAGAAATGCTGGATCAAGCAACACTTGATGATCTTCTGATACCTGCAGCTGGAGGAAGCAGAGAGAGTGGGTTTTACAATGTTGATCTTGTGATAAGGTTGCTGAAAATGTTTGTGAAgagcagagaagaagaagaagaagaatcaaatgTGAAAGAAGTTGGGAGGTTGATTGATAAGTATTTGAGAGAGATATCTCCAGATCAGAATTTGAAAGTATCCAAGTTCCTTGGAGTTGCAGAGAGTTTGCCAGATTCAGCTAGGGATTGCTTTGATGGAGTTTACAGAGCCATTGACATCTATCTACaggtcagtttttttttattttcttgaatttttctttttattttacaaagattttattgAATCTCTTCACCAACTATgcaaacaaaaaatgtttttaatacAAAGTGAgacaaataaaatagaaaataagtttttattttattttgtactgGACATACAGAAGACGACAAGTGACAGATAGATTTCAATACAATTTTCTATTGAATACATTTTGGTTTCTTAtactaatcaagtgatcatacACAGAGTGAAACTATTCTTTTAATCATCATAAAGATTTGAAATTTGTGATTATGTGTATATACACGGAgagtatatgttatatttaagaCTTGGAGTCATCTTCAGTTTCTTCACTGTCTTGTTGCTGCCGTGGGGTTCCTGTCAGATTACCTCACAACGATACAATTTCTTCTGTATTCTTGTCTGTCTGGTCCTTTTACCacttttaaaaatactattaataACACTATACTAAAAACTCAAAACTATAGTTCTTTTTGGGTATGGTACTATCATTTGCCATGTGAAACACTCTTGCAAGTATccatattcaaaaaaaaaaaaaaaaatttggagacATCCATTTTATTAAATTCCCAATACGAACTTTAAAGAACTAATGATATTGCAGTTTTATATTAGATCGTTTTTTCtagaaaatttcaaattttgcatcaatttttcttaaatttacaACCTATATATATTGCAAACTGATATCAGTGCCCTATATAGTAAGTCGattctaatttttgtttttttgttgttgttgttgtacagTCTCATTCGAATCTGACACCACAAGATCGAACAAAGATATGTCGATGCCTCAATTACAAGAAACTAACAAGGGAGACCTGCAAACAGCTTGCCAGAAACCCTAAGATCCCCCCAGACGTGGCCGTTCAAGCACTCAAGTCCAGTTGTGAAAATCAAGAACACAGGACTCAAGAGGTGAAACTTGTAAACAAGAGTACGTGTCGTAGTCGTAGACACTCACAAGACAAGAAGCATGTAATGTTGCACCTCAAAGGCTTTGAGATATCAGAGAAATTAGCTGAGGAGTTGAAGACTAAAGGAGGATATAACTGGAAGGTTATGGATAGTTTCAGAGAAGGGTTATGACTTATGAGGTCAAATGGTAATCTCACTTGCGTCCCAGTGTTGTACAGAGTTTTGTACAAATAATCAGTTCTGCGTTTTCATATCAAAAGCTATGAATGAATTTATGAACATTACCTTTCACTTCTCTACCAAGTAAATCAACAACCATACACGCAAATTGATCCCCATTTGGCTCCAAATTAAATTGAACCAAACCGaatcaaatcaaaccaaaataaacCGAACTGATAATATTTGGTTTGGCTAAAATTCAATCGgttttgttcagtacacaaaaaCTGATCAGTTCGTCAAATACCAACCAAACAAACTGAATAAATAAGCCGAAATTAAGGGAACTATGCCAAATTTTATCAGAATAATTTGTCTCCCACCGAATAAACCGAGATATGAAACGTTTTTGGTTGAATTCGGAACACAAAATAGAActcaaaaccaaaccgaatagTCCAAatttcaaaccaaaccaaaataaatttagtGATATATTCTCAAAAccaagaaaaactaaaaaaaaaacgaatgcTCAGTTTTGTACTTAAAATgtttgtaatttatatttttgattccTAACTTAACTAAGAGAGTTATTGGTTGATGCATCTTAATGAAAATCCAAACTAGTTCTAGTGTTATTGATTCTATAAAttgttaatatatttgattatatttttttgttaaaaatacatCGATTCAAATTCAAGAGAAAATTACAGTAATGTAGATTTTTAAGATTTAAATCCGAGAAAGAAACTCCGGTTTTGTAATATTAATTGAAATTTGTaggttaaattttaaaatcatatattttaattgGATTTGTAAATacgaaataaattttttaatcaataaaaatacataaaccaaTAATATTTGTGATCGGTCTTAGCTGATGTGATCTCAGTTTACTACCGTTTGCGCATTTTTCATCAATTTCAAACGTAAATAACAATACTAGGAAGTAATGAAACAGTGTTGTAACATAATGAATTTACAGGGACGTACATCTCATTTTCTTAAGAATCACCACCAACTTTGGCGACAATAACTGAAGCATAGTGAGCAATGTTAGTCTCAGGCGAGTGTTTAAGCCTTGCGATGACAGGGAACAACTCCGATGACTTCACGAACTGTCTGCAAATCTGGTGGTTCGAACACATTTTAGCCAGCGAGAAGAGTGCTATCTTGAGCGGTGACTCACTTCCAGTCTCTTTCTTGCTCGGGTTCAGAGCAGTAGCCGAGCAATCCGCAACCAACTTCAGTAACGTCTGCACCACAAAATACGCGAAATTAGACACCAGTTTCTTGCCTGAGACACACAATCTTGACAAGACACAATATTAAACACCAAGCTTTTAGTTTGTGACCTGAGAAATCTATGTGAACAACTTAATATCCGAGGTATTGAGTGAAACCGTTTTAGAATTTCGTGATTGATTTGAGACGAGTGCAGATACTTAACCTGTAAAGCTCCTTTGGAGACTATATCTTCACAAAGCTTGTTGGAGTTTCGGACAAGGTTGCTCAATGCACCAGCAGCGTTCGCTTTTGTCTTGTCTTCTTCGGCTGAGGTCAAAACGTTTGCGAGCTGCGTTATAGATCGTCTTAGTTCTTCGTACAGCTTGTCACTATGGTAAGCAGCGTTCCCAATCTACAACAAAAGGGACCTCTTTTAAAAtttgatcaaaatatttatgaaatgttTGTTAATTTGTGATGAGCTTACAGCAAAGCAAGCGAATTTCTGTGTTCTTTTGTCAGGATCAGCGCATCGATCAATGAGGAGACCGATGATTTGATGTTCCGCCTACAAAAAGAACAAACACGCAGACAATGTAAGAAGGAACACTCTGTTCTCAAAACATAAAGCTCCTCAAAGTGTTGTTACTTACGAGAGAACTGTAGAAATATTCATTGTGTCTGCACATGTTGCCAAGAGCACTACACGCTTTTGCACGTATATTTGGATCCGGATGAGTGAGGAACTCCTTCAAAGGCTGCAACACAGAAGCCTCACCGATGTATTTGTAGAAAGCCTACACGGTAGACGACAATACTAACAAGTTAGATAGTAGCATGTGTACTTAACAATCCTATGTGTCTAAGCAAAAAGAATGCAACATGTGTTTATTTCCGTTCTATGAATTTAGAAATCGTACCTTATCCATCCTCGATAGATCCGATATGATCATCAAAACATCAAGTATGACTTCTCTTGGACTTGACTGGTTGAGTAGTTTTTTCATTCTGTTGGGATCCAACAGACCTTTGCTAACGAGCTCTACCGCAAGACGTGGTCGACCCACCATTTTGGCAAGAAAAGCAACTGGCCTTACTAGATCCTTTAAGTCCAAGTGTTCCAAGCAACGGAGAATTAAACTGGGTACTCCCACCTGAAAAGTTCAATCCAAAGAGATATATTCAGTTCACATAATGACTAGCACTAAGAACCAAACAGAATGCTGGGTGAAGAAGTGAAACCCAACTACTAGTCACAGTTAACATTGTTGAATGTTAAAAGAAATTACTAATTGATGCCGATATAATGATCTATTACGTGATTTCAGCTCGTAATCATGAGAAATGAGCTGTAGATTCTAATTAACAAACAAACATAATTGTATATAAAATCAAGGAAACAGAATCGAATAACTAACCTCCACGAGGACTTTTATGTATTTGTCCATATCCTCTTCAATAGCTTTTAGCAGATCTCTATCTTCGATGCACACTCTCACGCCAGGAGAGCCCACGTTGAGAATGAATCCACTATTCACAGAAGCAGTGGCAGATAACGGACCTGGTTGACTTTGCAGAGCAACAAAAGGAAAAGCAAGCAGATCAATTATCACATTGATCGTCTCTCTGGCTCCATCTTTTCCTCCACCAGGACCTCCCCAGCTCTTTACTAGCTTGAGATGAGCATCAGACATTAAATAGGAAACCAGCTTCATGTTTTCAGTCTTCACTAGAACTTGACGGAAAGTTAATGTGCCGCCTGAAAGACAGTGGCATAGAGACGAAACAGCCCATATAAAGCCCATAGGGGACAAGCCAGTCCTATTGGGAGTGTTCTTGATGTCATCTGGGGAAGCATTTGAAAGTCTTCCAGCTAACAGATTCATAAGAAGCGATGGTGTACCACTTGCAATAAGCTGTTGTACAGTTAAAGGTCCTCCCCACTTCAATCTGGATTCTAATAAACCAATACATCCATCCAGAAGTCCATGCCATTTGGTGAGATTAGACTTGGCAGAAGGAGATATGACTTCACCTTCATTACTTGGCATAGGCCGTAGATGATAACACAGCTTAGTAGCTCGAGGAATCAGAGGCACTGCCATCTCAGAGACAGAAGATTCAGCAGAAGATCCTTTTTCAAGAGAGAGAATAGATGCAAGAGCAAGCATAGCTGATGCGGAGTGATTCTGAAGGGAAGCTTCGATTTTATCCTCTGAGGCAATATGATTGGCTATGGCAGAAAGACGATGTAGATGCTTCTTTGGAGAAGTTGTTAGCATCAACAGAGCAGAACTTCTCCCACTTAAGTTCAAACATTGGGCAACTGTTGCCAACAGAAGGCATGAATGGAACACCAGATTATTTAGTCTACCCTTGATGTTATTTGTTTCTCCGGTTTGTTGGTCTTTGATCGTTGATGCTGCATAAGATAGTATAGAAAATATTTCTGAAATAACAGTACCATCCTCTCCACCactgactgtggtagtgatagGCAGTGAACTGGGAAGACCACAAAGCACGCTAGGCATAAGTCCATTGTGAAGGCAGCATCTTGACAAGAGCTGATGAATCACAGAAGGCGTTTCCAGTTAGTTTCAACAAGGGTAAAAGAAACAAGCTACAAAATTTGTAAGTTTACAAAGCTAAATAAGGAGGGGAGCATCACATAATCACCTGGATTGCAGAAATCAATGGAGCCTCCACTCGTTGGTGGAGGCAATGGCTGACAGCTATTTGCAAATGTTTTGATCGGAGAAATGTTCTTGTCACTGTATCGACAAGTTTCTCAGATAACGGACCCCACTCACAGTTTCTTTGGTCAAGCTGAGAGAGACGATGGCTTTGCAAGGCATCGAGAGGAAATATGTAGGCGTTGTCATTCTTGAACAATGTTTCCGAAGTATCTATGAGAATCCATATTGCTCTACAAGCTTCACAAGCTGCTGCTAACATGTGTGAAGAACCAGAAGCTAAACTCGACCCAGAAGAAGCCAAACAAAGACACAAATGATCAACTATGCGGGACATGTTAGCATGCTCCAAAATCTGTTGCGAAGTAGAATCAGGAGTTGAAGTCTTAAGATTTTCCGCAACACGAGACAGCATCGTTGTGATGCAAGAACATGCCTCGTATAAAATTCTACCAGTCCCTTCTTCTTCCCATCCGACAACCTAcatacacataaatttataaataagtacAATTGGTTTGATCTCAAGACAACCTCTGCACGAAAAGAAAGGTCACCTGCACGAAGATTTCCACTAATTTGGTCCAGTGCCTGATGTAGGAACTATGTATGCTACTGCCTTCAATATGCCCTACCAAGTTTTTAGTCACTGAAAGACTCTGATACAGAAACAAGCAAGCGTTACGAATCATCTCTGACTCTCAAATAAAGTAGAAGATCTAATCAAAAACAAGGAAGAAGTTTTGCTCAAGAAAATTCACCTTTGGTATTATGTTGTTGAACTCGGATGATTTCTTCCCAACAAGAGCGTCAGTAAAATCTAGCAGTGCACATGTTATTTTATCAATCAGTCCAACTGAAACTATGGCGCGAGCGGCAACCAAATTGGAAATGATTCTGAGGGACTGAACAGAGCAAGCAACATCTTTGTCCCTGCACACCCATGAAGACAATGCGAATATCATAAAACTGCAGCAAATCGCTGTAGGAGAGTAGAAGATCACAAGACCAGAGGATTCAAACCTTATTTTACATAGAATATGTATTTCTGTTCCCGTTAATATGATCTGGTAGGTTAAAGAAACAACACATACACCAAATTTTACCTTTTAGACTGTTGCGTGGATTTTGAACATCTTTCCAGTGAAAGCAAAATAACATCCATTGCTTTATCATCTTCACATATAACTTTTGCACCTTTAGCAGTGCGGGATGTATTTTCCAGTTTGTCTAATGTTGCGTCACCTGAAATGAGAAAAACAACACAGGCATGAACGATGTTGGTATATGCGTCCATTATGAAGAAGGAcaaataatttagaaattcCGGAAGAAGATTAAAGTCCTTTCACAGATATCATGATGTTTGTGGAGTTTCTGAAACTATCTATAGAAGATGAGAGAGAACTGGGTTTATATTTGAAATGTACCGAACCTAAAGTAAAATCCTATAAAAAGAGTAAGAAGAAAAGATTAACAAATAAAATCTCCCACTACCTGCACTTTTGATATCCTCTTGGGTTGGGAATCCGAGGAAGGCCTCAGGTGATGGAGAAATTACTTCGACAGCACTCTTCATATCTGACTGAACGTCAGCTAGAGTTCCTGGAGCAGAGGCGTCTTTAACCGGGGTCGCAGAGTCACATTTTTCTGTGACATTAACACTACAAAATTAATAAAggataaaaataattaagagaCAGTCTAACCACAGACTGAAGTTAGACAAACCGTTTCTTTGTTGTCCTCCATTTCCTTGTCTCCAAGTTGCCTTATGGTCCACTACTGCTGTATGCATTTCCTGAATACGAGTTCCAAAATCTTCTTAGTGATCTATTACTATTATCCCAACAATCTTTTCCAATTCACAAATTGTTTTAATTGAACGTAAAGGACAATTTCAACAAATATTTTGTCCATAAGACACAAGCTGCAAACTGTAAGTCATCAGTAGAAGATTGTTACCCTGGCTTCCGCTTCCTCTAGTGATTCTTTAACAAAGGGGTGCTGGAGAAGAGCAGGCCAGGTTAATCGACTTTGGGGCACCTATTTTGCGTTGTAATATACAAACATTTTAGCACTTTCCAAGATAAGTCTTACGAATATCAATACATGGTAAATATAGCTTGGAACAATAGAAACTTCACCTTGTTGAGCAATCCCTTCAAAAAGCTTTTGAAATTATGACTCATTTCATCAGGATATTTGACAGGGTCCTGACGCAGTCGGAAATCACTAAGGTTAGCAAACACTAACCCTTAGATCAAAATCAAGCTCTCAAGCAAGAACTCGAATATTAAGCTCTGGAATCCACCAGAAAAGATAAAagcttaaaaacttctattgaTAAGAAAGATATGAATATCCAAAACAGAATACCTAAAACTCTCTTATATAGAGAGAGCCTAAAACATAAAAAGGTAAATCcctataataaaaagaaaacatgaaataaaaggaaaacTTCTAGATTAGGTTATGTAAATCTAAGAGTCTCCTACATCAGTCTCCTCCACCTCGAAAGAACTCGACCCCGAGTTCTCTTCTGGATAAAGAACACCATCAGCATGGTATTCATAGATGTCAGCCACATTGAACGTATTAGAAATGTTCATGTCTTCTGGAAGTGCCACCACATAAGCATTATCATTTAACTTCCGCAAAATCTTGAATGGACCATATTTGCGAGGCTGTAGCTTGCGATATGTGCCCACGGGGAATCTTTCTTTTCGTAGAAACACCATcacttcatctccttctttgaAAACCTTGAGTCTTCTACGCTTGTCTGCTGCTTCTTTATTCTTTTGGCCAGTTGCTTCTAACTTCGCTCGGACAGCGTCTCTAGTTGCTAGAATATCCTCTGCCATAGCCTCAGCTGAGATACTAACTCCAGGAGCTTTAGGCAACTTAACCAAATCGACCACATGCTTCGGAATAGAACAATAGACCAAAGAAAAAGGTGATTTCCCTGTAGCTGAGTGCACGGCactgttgtaagcaaactccacttgAGGTAAAGCCAGATCCCATTGTTTCGGTTTATCTCCACAAACACTTCGAATCATATTTCCCAAAGTTCTATTCGTCACCTCGGTTTGcccatcagtctgtggatgaGCTGTAGAACTCCGTTTCAAGCTGGTTCCAAACATTCTCCAAAGTGTAATCCAGAAGTGACTCAGAAACTTGGTATCTCTGTCGGAAATTATTGTCTTAGGAACCCCATGAAGACGTACCACTTCCCGAAAAAATAACTTGGCGATGTTAGAGGCATCTGCAGTCTTCTTGCAAGCGATGAAATGCGACATCTTGGAGAATCTGTCAACGACCACAAACACAGAATCGACGCCTCGCTGTGTACGAGGTAAGCCtagcacaaaatccatagacAAGTCTTGCCAAATATCTTCTGGGATTGGTAATGGCATATAAAGTCCAGTGTTCTGAGATTGTCCTCTAGAAACCTGACAGATATAACACCTTTTAACTATAGCACCCGCATCTCTCCTTAAATGTGGCCAATAAAACCTTGTCTCCAAGCTAGCAATGGTCTTGTCTCTTCCCAAATGACCACTAAGGCCGCCACCATGCAAATCGCGAATCAACTTTTCTCGTAATGACGAGCAAGGAATGCACAGCCTGTCTCCTTTAAAAAGATAACCATCTCGTATGTGGAAATCTGCCGAAGGATGCTTCCCATTACATTTGCCCCATAACTCCTTGAATTCAACATCACATTCGTACAACTCCTTCAAAGACTCGAAACCCACAACCTCTTGTGCTAAGATAGTGAGTAAGGAAGCTCTTCTACTCAAGGCGTCTGCCACCTTGTTAAGAGTTCCAGACTTATGCTGAATAATGAAAGGAAACTTTTGCAGAAAACTTACCCAACGAGCATGCATCTTATTTATCACTTTCTGGCTGTGAAGATACTTTAGAGCTTGGTGGTCTGTAAATAGAACAAACTCTCTCTGAACCAAGTAATGCTCCCATTGTCGAAGAGCTCGAAAAACCGCATAGAACTCTTGATCATACGTGCTCCACTTTTGGCGAGCTTCACTTAACTTTTCACTAAAGAAAGCTATCGGTCGTTTTTCTTGTGATAAGACGGCACCTATTCCCACACCACTAGCATCACATTCCACTTGAAACACTTTGTCAAAATCGGGTAAGGCTAATACTGGTGCAGTACAAAGCCTCTCTTTAATTAAAGCAAAACTCTCTTCCTGTTCAGATCCCCAATGAAACTTCCCTTTCTTCAAACACTCAGTGATAGGCGCAGTAATGGTACTAAAATCTCTAACAAATCTTCTGTAGAAAGTAGCTAGACCATGAAAGCTGCGTATCTCAGTGACTGACTTAGGAACCGGCCAATCCCTTATGGCACTCACTTTCTCCTGGTCAACCTGAATCCCTTCTTCACCAATAACAAATCCAAGAAATAACAGCTTGTTGGTGCTGAACGTACATTTTTTTAGATTGATGTACAATTGGTTTTCTTGTAAAACCTGCAAAACTTGCTTCAAATGTTCCATATGCTCGTCTTTTGTTTTACTGTATATCaaaatgtcatcaaaataaACCACCACAAAAGAACCAATGAACGGGCGGAGAACCTggttcattaatctcatgaaagtGCTAGGAGCATTTGACAACCCAAAAGGCATCACCATCCATTCGAATAATCCGTCTTTACTCTTaaaagcagttttccactcatctccagGCCTGATTCGAATTTGATGATAGCCACTTCGAAGATCTATTTTTGAAAACACCTTAGAACCTGAcaactcatcaagcatatctTCCAACCGGGGTATAGGGAATCGATATTTAATGGTTATCTTATTAATGGCTCTACTATCAACACACATCCGCCACTGGTTACCTTTCTTAGGAACTAGCAGAACCGGTACGGCACATGGACTCATGCTCTCACGAATAAATCCTTTTCTCAGCAAATCTTCAATCTGTTCCCTTAAAATCTCATTCTCCTTAGGGCTCATACGGTAATGGGGAAGATTTGGCAGACTGGATCCTGGAATCAAGTCAATATGATGCTGAATATCTCTCATGGGAGGTAGATCATTAGGAAGTTCTTCCGCAATCAACTCTTTGAAGTCATCCAGAATTTCTAACACTTCTCTTGGGGTTGACGTTTCCTCCGTTACTGCACTCAACAACCCTTTAACAACCAAGGGATAGAAACACCTTGCTTCTTGAACATCCCCATCAAGCTCTTTGTCGTCATGTGTCATAACCAAGAAACTTGACTTCTTTTCCTTCGCAGTGTTACAAAAATCCTTAACAGGTGCCATGGCAATTTTATGGTTGCCCCACGTAAACATTATCACATTGTCTCGACCTCGATATGTGATATCGTTATCATACTGCCAAGGTCGTCCAAGAAGAATGTGACAAACATCCATGTCAAGAACGTCACAAGTGATCTCCT
It encodes:
- the LOC103832886 gene encoding BTB/POZ domain-containing protein At1g50280, translated to MSLFYDLQININGEYTFFLNQDVISKYSGSLRKMIKQSKKKRNKKNKDPEVITIEIDEFPGGPDGFELVSRFCYNNGGISIDVSNVSTLYCCSVFLGMTEKLCFSNLLTQTETFLEEVFYGSWNDIVLSLKNCEQEQVFLHADSYGLVDKLIFSALTKISRSSEAFSPSSPSSSSPSSAKNTPESDKRLTSWTVSCGRSNEWWFDDMSSLSPMIILKLIRITGAYKTNVKSLVLTKFLLHYLKTRLQTKSNKTELMRNKLEYSELADTAVRGVVSAGKTAFSCRKLFWVLRVLSSFTLSRESKTGLETLIGEMLDQATLDDLLIPAAGGSRESGFYNVDLVIRLLKMFVKSREEEEEESNVKEVGRLIDKYLREISPDQNLKVSKFLGVAESLPDSARDCFDGVYRAIDIYLQSHSNLTPQDRTKICRCLNYKKLTRETCKQLARNPKIPPDVAVQALKSSCENQEHRTQEVKLVNKSTCRSRRHSQDKKHVMLHLKGFEISEKLAEELKTKGGYNWKVMDSFREGL